A stretch of Microbulbifer bruguierae DNA encodes these proteins:
- a CDS encoding adenosine kinase, protein MHHYDLYGIGAALLDTEIEVTDSDLQSLGVDKGVMTLVDDERQQQLVGDLKDHLVTASHACGGSGANTIIAASYFGLNSFYSCKVAADDNGDFYRNNLAAAGVDYPQVLHSADPGTTGKCLVLITPDAERSMNTYLGISAELSTTELDHQALNQSRWTYIEGYLVSSPTGRAAAIALREQAEINGVKTALSLSDPMMVQLFHDGLKEMIGNSVDLLFCNRDEALKFCGTDSLQQAAKDLRNHCRAFAITLGADGALLWDGDNEYRVATPKVKAIDTNGAGDMFAGAFLYGINRGMSFAEAGELACRAAAQVVSQYGPRLRPEQHKELLAQTANA, encoded by the coding sequence ATGCACCATTACGACCTCTACGGCATCGGCGCCGCCCTGCTCGATACGGAAATTGAAGTGACCGACAGCGACCTGCAGTCCCTGGGCGTCGACAAAGGGGTCATGACCCTTGTGGATGATGAACGCCAGCAGCAGTTGGTGGGAGACCTTAAAGACCACCTGGTCACGGCCAGCCACGCCTGCGGCGGATCCGGTGCCAACACCATTATCGCTGCCAGCTATTTTGGCCTGAACAGCTTCTACTCCTGCAAGGTCGCCGCAGATGACAACGGCGACTTCTACCGCAACAACCTCGCGGCCGCCGGTGTGGATTATCCACAAGTACTGCACAGCGCCGACCCTGGCACCACCGGCAAATGCCTGGTACTGATTACCCCGGATGCCGAGCGCAGCATGAATACCTATCTCGGCATCAGCGCCGAACTATCCACCACAGAACTGGACCATCAGGCACTGAACCAGTCTCGCTGGACCTATATCGAAGGCTATCTGGTTTCCTCCCCCACCGGTCGAGCTGCCGCCATCGCCCTGCGCGAACAGGCAGAGATCAACGGCGTAAAAACCGCCCTGAGCCTCTCCGACCCCATGATGGTGCAACTGTTCCACGACGGCCTGAAAGAAATGATCGGCAACAGCGTCGACCTGCTGTTCTGCAACCGCGACGAGGCCTTGAAATTCTGCGGCACCGATTCCCTGCAACAGGCCGCCAAAGACCTGCGCAACCACTGCCGCGCCTTCGCCATCACCCTCGGTGCCGACGGTGCGCTGCTGTGGGACGGCGACAATGAATACCGGGTCGCCACTCCCAAAGTAAAGGCCATCGACACCAACGGCGCCGGCGACATGTTCGCGGGCGCTTTCCTCTATGGCATCAATCGGGGGATGAGTTTCGCGGAAGCTGGCGAACTGGCCTGCCGCGCCGCAGCTCAGGTAGTGAGCCAGTATGGACCCAGGTTGCGCCCGGAGCAGCACAAGGAACTGCTGGCGCAGACGGCGAATGCGTAA
- a CDS encoding YajG family lipoprotein — MKKLKVFLLAGCAALLAACAHSPVQVVVQPQVQVAPDNIGAGYTVTTRGVNQLAGGGLGSLGGIYADSSNVTLANNIEDSMAQALSQGFESWSFRSVGGPADVQVVANLTALSYDSPNTLYTTKVDSGASIQLQVSVKGAVFYGNYSTSGKDRNLIKPSREEVEATVNRLLSATLQRAFEDEKLKSFLRQHL; from the coding sequence ATGAAAAAACTGAAGGTATTTTTGTTGGCGGGCTGTGCTGCTCTGTTGGCTGCCTGTGCCCATAGTCCTGTACAGGTGGTGGTCCAGCCGCAGGTACAGGTGGCGCCGGACAATATTGGCGCTGGTTATACCGTGACAACCCGCGGGGTCAATCAACTGGCCGGTGGTGGTCTGGGTTCGCTTGGAGGAATTTATGCGGATTCATCCAATGTCACCCTGGCAAACAATATCGAAGATTCCATGGCGCAGGCTCTGAGTCAGGGGTTTGAGTCCTGGTCTTTCCGCAGTGTGGGCGGACCCGCGGACGTACAGGTGGTGGCCAATCTCACCGCCCTCAGTTACGACAGTCCCAACACGCTGTATACCACTAAAGTTGACTCTGGTGCCTCGATCCAGCTGCAGGTGAGTGTGAAAGGTGCTGTTTTTTACGGCAACTACAGTACAAGCGGTAAGGATCGCAACCTGATCAAACCCAGTCGGGAAGAAGTGGAGGCGACCGTGAACCGGTTGCTGAGTGCCACTCTGCAGCGGGCATTTGAAGATGAAAAACTGAAGTCTTTTCTGCGCCAGCATCTGTAA
- the prmA gene encoding 50S ribosomal protein L11 methyltransferase produces the protein MPWLQLRINTNREQAEKIENALLFAGAVSVTLQDNADQPILEPGLGETPLWDETLVTGLFDAEIDTSVTEAKAASYLCELLPNARWEQLEDKDWEREWMSHYKPIQCADNLWICPSWCEPPEPQAVNLLLDPGLAFGTGTHPTTFLCLQWLASEPVTGKAAIDYGCGSGILGIAALLLGAQSALGTDIDPQALIASRDNAQRNGIDPDRFPVYLPEKTPPASEASADVMLANILAGPLVELAPQLMERTRIGGRICLSGILSSQAEKVKAAYSQWVDFDPDGEKDGWVRVSGTRCR, from the coding sequence ATGCCCTGGCTCCAACTACGCATAAACACCAACCGCGAACAGGCAGAAAAAATCGAAAACGCCCTGCTGTTCGCCGGCGCCGTCTCCGTCACCCTGCAGGACAATGCCGACCAACCCATTCTCGAACCGGGCCTCGGTGAAACACCCCTGTGGGACGAAACCCTGGTGACCGGCCTGTTCGACGCCGAAATCGATACCAGCGTCACCGAAGCCAAGGCCGCCTCCTATCTATGTGAGCTGCTGCCCAATGCCCGCTGGGAGCAACTCGAAGACAAGGACTGGGAGCGGGAGTGGATGAGCCACTACAAGCCCATCCAGTGCGCAGACAATCTCTGGATCTGCCCCAGCTGGTGCGAGCCACCGGAGCCCCAGGCGGTCAACCTGCTGCTTGACCCCGGCCTCGCCTTCGGCACCGGCACCCATCCCACCACCTTCCTGTGCCTGCAGTGGCTCGCCAGTGAGCCGGTAACCGGCAAAGCTGCTATCGACTACGGCTGCGGCTCCGGTATTCTCGGTATCGCCGCACTGCTGCTCGGCGCCCAAAGTGCTCTGGGTACCGATATCGACCCCCAGGCGCTGATCGCCAGCCGTGACAATGCCCAGCGCAACGGTATAGATCCAGACAGATTCCCGGTTTACCTGCCAGAAAAAACCCCGCCCGCCAGCGAAGCCAGCGCCGACGTCATGCTTGCCAACATCCTCGCCGGCCCACTGGTGGAGCTGGCCCCGCAACTGATGGAGCGAACCCGCATCGGGGGGCGCATCTGTCTGTCCGGCATACTTTCGAGTCAGGCAGAGAAGGTGAAAGCGGCTTACAGCCAGTGGGTCGACTTTGACCCGGACGGCGAGAAGGATGGATGGGTGCGTGTGAGCGGCACCCGCTGCCGCTAA
- a CDS encoding copper chaperone PCu(A)C gives MKINLVAIQRCLLGLALLALPVAAVTTDKAYSSALAQQLEVTGYAREMPPGAVMGAAYVSLRDLSGSARVLAQVELPAHPQASVAMHTTAEVEGVSRMRPLENITLPGNGTVEMRPGATHLMVRGVALKAGESLPLRLVFADGSMHELVLPIRGMQERADTRKPAAEHSDHQHHSHHHGE, from the coding sequence ATGAAAATCAATCTGGTAGCGATACAGCGCTGTCTGCTGGGGCTCGCTCTGCTGGCCTTGCCGGTAGCGGCGGTAACCACAGATAAAGCCTATTCGAGCGCGCTCGCGCAGCAACTTGAAGTCACTGGCTACGCCCGTGAAATGCCACCGGGCGCCGTGATGGGCGCGGCCTATGTCTCTCTGCGGGACTTGTCCGGCAGCGCGAGGGTGTTGGCGCAGGTGGAGTTGCCAGCGCATCCCCAGGCCAGTGTTGCCATGCACACCACCGCAGAGGTGGAAGGCGTGAGCCGCATGCGACCGCTCGAGAATATTACCCTGCCCGGCAACGGCACGGTTGAAATGCGCCCCGGAGCGACCCATCTGATGGTTCGCGGTGTGGCGCTGAAGGCGGGGGAGTCCTTGCCGTTGCGGCTGGTGTTCGCGGACGGCTCCATGCATGAGCTGGTTTTGCCGATTCGCGGTATGCAGGAGAGAGCTGACACTCGTAAACCGGCTGCGGAGCACAGTGACCACCAGCACCACTCACACCATCATGGCGAGTGA
- the aroQ gene encoding type II 3-dehydroquinate dehydratase: protein MAELLLLHGPNLNLLGIREPHIYGSTTLAQINDAARTQCAAADCGFDCFQSNSEAELVERIHRAFADKVDFIVINPAAFTHTSVALRDALAGVAIPFIEVHLSNPHARETFRHHSYLSDLAKGVICGLGAHSYELAVAAALKQL, encoded by the coding sequence ATGGCTGAACTGCTCCTGCTTCACGGCCCCAATCTGAACCTGCTGGGCATTCGCGAGCCGCACATCTACGGCTCCACCACCCTCGCCCAGATCAACGATGCCGCACGCACCCAGTGCGCGGCCGCCGACTGTGGTTTCGACTGTTTTCAGAGCAACAGCGAGGCGGAACTGGTAGAACGCATCCACCGGGCCTTCGCCGACAAAGTGGACTTCATCGTTATCAACCCCGCTGCCTTTACTCACACCAGTGTTGCCCTGCGCGATGCCCTGGCAGGGGTTGCGATACCGTTTATCGAGGTCCACCTCTCCAATCCCCACGCCCGCGAAACCTTTCGCCACCACTCCTATCTGTCGGATTTGGCCAAAGGGGTTATCTGCGGACTTGGAGCGCACAGCTACGAACTGGCGGTGGCGGCGGCGCTGAAACAACTTTGA
- a CDS encoding EAL domain-containing protein has translation MPLTEFTPKQVAYYGQLQDAAPDVLSDGRLSLAAAELALGEVADGVVVTDCSGRICYSNPLMSELCGNVVGLLPGQMLRESLPLYDDAGAPLELDLSVSASANQEIPERREMRANIRREDGVLLEVSVQINCLRDGINLDGFVLILRHTSEARRISSRLSWQSSHDVLTRLPNRQTFELALQQLLNSEADPLQHHILLYLDVYQFKIVNDTLGYSAGDALLVALAKILSCCLGQGDLLGRVGSDEFALLLKDCTLEEAKRIVTRLREAVNGFVFRWEDSETRPALSIGAVSVDRRAPPASQLLASANDACGAARDQGRNRVKFFGDSRKALEKRRESTWLTEIHAAIREDRLLLYRQPVVALRDKNRVHHYEVLVRMLGRDGDVISPGLFLPAAERYGMIDEVDRWVIHNIFRYMALEQSSGSGGFHYAINISGISLGDEQFADFVLRELTEAGVAPSRVQFEITETSAINNLDRALVFIHKLRAAGCSFALDDFGRGASSLAYLRQLPVDYLKIDGSFVRNMLDDEIDSAMVSTIDHLAKRMGICTIAEFAETPELLEKLRIMGVDFAQGFGIAAASCLPEISGPRPSPSSVN, from the coding sequence ATGCCATTGACCGAGTTTACGCCCAAACAAGTCGCCTATTATGGCCAGCTCCAAGACGCTGCCCCGGATGTATTATCCGACGGGCGCCTGAGTCTGGCTGCCGCGGAGCTGGCTCTGGGCGAGGTGGCGGACGGTGTCGTGGTGACGGACTGTAGTGGTCGTATTTGTTACAGCAATCCGCTGATGAGCGAGTTGTGCGGCAACGTTGTCGGGCTGTTGCCGGGACAGATGTTGCGGGAGAGTCTGCCACTCTATGACGATGCCGGCGCGCCGCTGGAACTGGATTTGTCTGTGTCAGCATCCGCCAATCAGGAAATTCCCGAGCGGCGTGAAATGCGCGCGAACATCCGTCGCGAAGACGGCGTGTTACTGGAAGTGAGTGTCCAGATCAACTGTTTGCGGGACGGGATCAATCTGGATGGGTTTGTCCTGATACTGCGCCACACCTCGGAGGCGCGCAGAATTTCCTCACGCCTTAGCTGGCAAAGCAGCCACGACGTGCTGACCCGTCTCCCCAATCGCCAGACCTTCGAGCTGGCGCTGCAGCAGCTGCTCAACAGTGAGGCTGATCCTCTTCAGCACCATATATTGCTGTACCTCGATGTTTATCAGTTCAAAATCGTTAACGATACTCTGGGTTACAGTGCCGGTGATGCGTTACTGGTTGCGCTGGCAAAAATCCTGAGCTGCTGCCTGGGTCAGGGGGACCTGCTGGGGCGTGTCGGCAGTGATGAGTTTGCGTTGCTGTTGAAAGACTGCACGCTGGAGGAGGCGAAGCGGATAGTCACCCGGCTGCGGGAAGCGGTGAACGGGTTTGTGTTTCGCTGGGAAGACAGTGAAACACGGCCGGCGCTGTCCATCGGTGCGGTGAGTGTCGACCGCCGCGCACCACCGGCGAGCCAGTTGCTGGCTTCAGCCAACGATGCCTGCGGCGCGGCGAGGGACCAGGGGCGCAACCGGGTGAAGTTTTTCGGGGATTCCCGCAAGGCGCTGGAAAAACGCCGTGAGAGTACCTGGCTGACGGAAATTCATGCGGCTATTCGCGAAGACCGTCTGCTGTTATACCGCCAGCCGGTGGTGGCGTTGCGGGACAAAAACCGGGTGCACCATTACGAGGTGCTGGTGAGGATGCTGGGCCGCGATGGCGATGTGATTTCCCCGGGCCTGTTTCTGCCGGCCGCGGAGCGTTACGGCATGATCGATGAGGTGGATCGCTGGGTGATCCACAATATCTTCCGCTACATGGCGCTGGAACAGAGCAGTGGTTCCGGCGGCTTTCACTACGCGATCAATATTTCCGGTATCAGTCTCGGCGATGAACAGTTTGCGGATTTTGTGTTGCGTGAATTGACCGAGGCGGGTGTAGCGCCCTCGCGGGTACAGTTTGAAATCACCGAGACCAGTGCGATCAATAATCTGGATCGGGCACTGGTTTTTATCCACAAGCTGCGCGCAGCCGGTTGCAGCTTCGCACTGGATGATTTTGGTCGCGGGGCCTCTTCGCTGGCTTACCTGCGTCAGTTGCCGGTGGATTATTTGAAAATCGACGGTTCCTTTGTGCGCAATATGCTCGATGATGAAATCGACAGTGCCATGGTCAGTACCATCGATCACCTGGCCAAGCGCATGGGTATCTGTACGATCGCGGAATTTGCCGAGACGCCGGAGCTGTTGGAAAAGTTGCGGATTATGGGGGTGGATTTCGCCCAGGGGTTTGGTATCGCGGCGGCGTCCTGTCTGCCGGAGATCAGCGGGCCCAGACCCTCGCCATCATCGGTGAACTAA
- a CDS encoding N-acetylglucosaminyltransferase: MARNRLALMILAAAALAGCGSTPPEPPPQPAPVAVAPPGPTKEEIRQRAVQHFLQRAEDAQREGFLTMPAGASAYDFYLQVRQLDPGNTRAQAGIQTVVMQLVAQARDALRQRSFGRVNSLLNTAEEIAPGNPLAQEVRTQLQKEQRRAQQDVTLEGAAAQAVLLPPAELSAQSDSMVVMLAAVAERIREHELRVVIVARTDTEGRWVYSQLRQAVPGYRVRGDIKLGSPPRLLLQKTQ; this comes from the coding sequence ATGGCCCGCAACAGACTGGCCCTGATGATTTTGGCTGCGGCAGCGTTGGCCGGTTGCGGCTCAACACCGCCGGAGCCCCCACCTCAGCCTGCGCCTGTAGCGGTTGCGCCGCCTGGGCCTACTAAGGAAGAAATCCGTCAGCGGGCGGTGCAGCACTTTCTGCAGCGTGCGGAAGATGCCCAGCGCGAGGGCTTCCTGACCATGCCCGCTGGCGCCAGTGCCTATGATTTTTACCTCCAGGTGCGCCAGCTGGATCCCGGCAATACCCGGGCCCAGGCTGGGATTCAGACGGTGGTTATGCAGCTGGTGGCGCAGGCGCGGGACGCGCTGCGCCAGCGGTCGTTCGGACGGGTCAACAGTCTGTTGAATACGGCGGAAGAGATTGCCCCAGGCAACCCTCTCGCGCAGGAGGTGCGCACGCAGTTGCAGAAGGAGCAGCGCCGGGCGCAACAGGACGTGACTCTGGAGGGCGCCGCCGCACAGGCGGTGTTATTACCGCCGGCAGAGCTTTCTGCCCAGTCGGATTCCATGGTTGTGATGCTGGCGGCGGTTGCCGAGCGCATCCGCGAGCATGAGCTGCGAGTGGTGATTGTCGCCCGTACTGATACCGAGGGTCGTTGGGTATACAGTCAGCTGCGTCAGGCCGTTCCCGGCTATCGGGTGCGGGGAGATATAAAACTGGGTAGCCCGCCGCGCCTGTTGTTGCAAAAAACACAATAA
- the accB gene encoding acetyl-CoA carboxylase biotin carboxyl carrier protein: MDIRKIKKLIELLEESDIGELEIKEGEESVRISRGVGGASIQMPQMFPMAAPMAPVAAPAPAPAAAPAEPQGESVPALTGHPVKSPMVGTFYAAPSPDAEPFVKVGQQVKAGDVICIVEAMKMMNQIEADKSGTIASILVEDGQPVEYDQPLVTIS; encoded by the coding sequence ATGGATATCCGCAAAATTAAAAAACTGATTGAGCTGCTCGAAGAGTCCGATATCGGCGAGCTGGAAATCAAAGAAGGGGAAGAGTCCGTGCGCATCAGCCGTGGCGTGGGTGGCGCGTCCATCCAGATGCCACAGATGTTCCCAATGGCGGCACCGATGGCCCCGGTAGCTGCACCGGCTCCGGCGCCTGCGGCCGCACCGGCGGAGCCCCAGGGGGAATCCGTACCAGCGCTCACCGGCCACCCGGTAAAATCCCCGATGGTAGGTACTTTCTACGCGGCCCCGAGCCCCGATGCTGAGCCGTTTGTGAAAGTCGGCCAGCAGGTGAAGGCAGGCGACGTTATTTGCATCGTTGAAGCGATGAAGATGATGAACCAGATCGAGGCCGACAAATCCGGCACCATCGCCTCCATCCTGGTGGAAGACGGTCAACCGGTAGAGTACGACCAGCCGCTCGTCACCATTTCCTGA
- the accC gene encoding acetyl-CoA carboxylase biotin carboxylase subunit, whose product MFEKILIANRGEIALRVLRACKEMGISTVAVHSQIDRDLKHVRLADEAVCIGPNPSPKSYLNIPAIIAAMEITDSVAVHPGYGFLAENADFAEQVQKSGFTFIGPDADVIRLMGDKVSAIAAMKKAGVPTVPGSDGPLPADGDKCLEIARKIGFPVIIKAAAGGGGRGMRVVHSEGALLNSISVTKSEAGAAFGDSTVYMEKFLQNPRHVEIQVMSDGQGNAVHFGDRDCSLQRRHQKVLEEAPAPGIPDKVRKEVQDSCVQACIDIGYRGAGTFEFLYEDERFYFIEMNTRIQVEHPVSEMVTGVDLIKEQIRVCAGEKLSFKQEDIKITGHSFECRINAEDPKTFFPSPGKVESFHAPGGLGVRVDSHLYSGYTVPANYDSMIAKIITHAEDRETALARMRVALSEMIITGIKTNIPLQEQLVRDEAFAKGGVNIHYLEKKLGLE is encoded by the coding sequence ATGTTTGAAAAAATACTGATCGCCAATCGCGGCGAAATTGCCCTGCGTGTACTGCGCGCATGTAAAGAGATGGGTATCTCCACCGTTGCGGTGCACTCCCAGATTGACCGCGACTTGAAACACGTACGCCTGGCGGACGAGGCCGTATGCATCGGCCCCAATCCATCACCAAAGAGCTACCTCAATATCCCGGCGATTATCGCCGCGATGGAAATCACCGATTCGGTCGCAGTGCACCCGGGTTACGGCTTTCTGGCGGAGAACGCCGATTTTGCCGAACAGGTACAGAAGAGCGGCTTTACCTTTATCGGCCCGGATGCCGATGTGATCCGCTTGATGGGAGACAAGGTGTCTGCCATTGCCGCAATGAAGAAGGCTGGGGTACCCACGGTACCCGGCTCCGACGGTCCACTGCCCGCTGACGGCGACAAATGCCTGGAAATCGCGCGCAAGATCGGTTTCCCGGTAATCATCAAGGCAGCTGCTGGCGGCGGTGGACGCGGTATGCGCGTGGTTCACAGTGAAGGCGCGCTGCTCAACTCCATTTCTGTGACCAAGTCCGAGGCCGGTGCAGCCTTCGGCGACAGCACCGTGTACATGGAAAAGTTCCTGCAGAATCCGCGTCACGTGGAAATCCAGGTGATGTCCGACGGCCAGGGCAATGCGGTGCACTTCGGCGATCGCGACTGCTCCCTCCAGCGCCGCCACCAGAAAGTACTCGAAGAAGCTCCGGCCCCGGGCATTCCGGACAAGGTGCGCAAGGAAGTACAGGACTCCTGTGTGCAGGCCTGTATCGACATCGGCTATCGCGGTGCCGGGACCTTCGAGTTCCTGTATGAAGATGAACGCTTCTACTTTATTGAGATGAACACCCGTATCCAGGTGGAACATCCGGTCTCCGAAATGGTGACGGGTGTGGACCTGATCAAGGAGCAGATTCGCGTCTGCGCGGGCGAGAAGCTGTCGTTCAAACAGGAAGACATCAAAATCACCGGCCACTCCTTCGAGTGCCGGATCAACGCGGAAGACCCGAAGACTTTCTTCCCCAGCCCTGGCAAAGTGGAATCCTTCCATGCTCCCGGTGGTCTCGGTGTGCGGGTGGACTCCCACCTCTACTCTGGCTACACGGTACCGGCCAACTACGATTCCATGATTGCCAAGATCATCACCCACGCCGAAGACCGTGAAACCGCGCTTGCGCGCATGCGCGTTGCCCTGAGCGAGATGATCATCACCGGGATCAAGACCAATATCCCGCTGCAGGAGCAGCTGGTGCGGGACGAGGCCTTTGCCAAAGGTGGGGTGAATATCCACTACCTCGAGAAGAAACTGGGGCTGGAGTAA
- a CDS encoding protein-disulfide reductase DsbD family protein encodes MTVKKSGLCAKNSATLPSVLAMLCITLLAALTLAPSQSRAQIPGLDANSGGGLAGLAGNQQDFLPVDQAYRLDFLFTDDGASALFQIAPEYYLYRDKLALYLVDGDSKKSLPLTLEQGEVIWDDYFEKETEVYRWQLEMPLALPTSGNAQIQIHYQGCADAGLCYPPQTRHFNLNLAQRSAEPTEPSPRAPGTFASPADGASKSMFRPTGSAGIGGLLLAIALAFGGGLILNLMPCVFPVLSIKALAITQGGDRPALHGWAYTAGVVATFVLIAAVMLALRGAGESVGWGFQLQSPVVVTLLIYLFFAMGLSLSGLTELGGRLMGLGAGSQQKGLGGSFSTGALATVVASPCTAPMMGSALGFAVTQSAPVALAVFAALGAGMAAPFLLLTHIPALARRLPRPGPWMETLKQLLAFPMYLTAVWLLWVLGRQAGSDSVALVVAGAVAIAFALWIWPRPHATPVSGRRARGAIAITAIAAAALVLPNLSSDRQLTQSLNSGYWQTYSPEALQTARSEGRPVLINMTAAWCITCLANEKIVLSSDAVSTAVSDLGITALKGDWTNQDPQITELLSRYGRSSVPLYLLYPAGGGEPQILPQILTRDGLLAAMHGAAGREALAGEES; translated from the coding sequence ATGACTGTGAAGAAATCCGGCCTGTGTGCAAAAAATAGCGCCACCTTGCCCAGCGTACTGGCCATGCTGTGCATCACCCTGCTCGCAGCCCTCACCCTTGCGCCGAGCCAGAGCCGGGCACAGATCCCAGGCCTGGACGCCAACTCCGGTGGCGGCCTTGCCGGTCTCGCGGGCAACCAGCAGGACTTCCTGCCGGTGGATCAGGCGTACCGGCTGGACTTCCTGTTTACGGATGACGGCGCCAGTGCATTATTCCAGATCGCACCTGAATACTACCTGTACCGTGACAAGCTCGCCCTGTACCTGGTGGATGGCGATAGCAAAAAATCACTGCCGCTGACACTGGAGCAGGGCGAGGTAATCTGGGATGACTATTTCGAAAAAGAAACCGAGGTCTACCGCTGGCAACTGGAGATGCCACTGGCGCTGCCCACCAGTGGTAACGCCCAGATCCAGATTCACTACCAGGGTTGCGCCGACGCCGGCCTCTGCTATCCACCCCAGACCCGCCATTTCAACCTCAACCTGGCGCAGCGCAGCGCCGAGCCCACTGAACCCAGCCCCCGCGCACCCGGCACATTCGCCTCACCTGCCGACGGCGCCTCCAAAAGCATGTTCCGCCCCACCGGCAGCGCCGGTATTGGCGGCCTGCTGCTGGCCATTGCCCTGGCCTTTGGCGGCGGCCTGATACTCAATCTGATGCCGTGCGTGTTTCCGGTCCTGTCGATCAAAGCCCTGGCCATTACCCAGGGCGGCGACCGCCCTGCACTCCACGGCTGGGCTTACACCGCCGGCGTGGTTGCTACATTCGTTCTGATCGCTGCCGTCATGCTGGCCCTGCGCGGCGCCGGCGAGTCGGTGGGCTGGGGCTTCCAGCTGCAATCACCGGTGGTCGTCACCTTGCTGATCTACCTGTTTTTCGCCATGGGCCTCAGTCTCTCCGGGCTGACCGAGCTCGGCGGTCGCCTGATGGGACTCGGTGCCGGCAGTCAGCAAAAAGGACTCGGCGGCTCCTTCAGCACCGGCGCGCTCGCCACTGTAGTTGCCAGCCCCTGCACCGCCCCCATGATGGGATCCGCCCTCGGCTTTGCGGTCACCCAATCGGCTCCGGTAGCACTGGCGGTATTTGCCGCACTGGGTGCCGGCATGGCCGCGCCCTTCCTGCTGCTTACTCATATTCCTGCACTTGCCCGGCGCCTGCCGCGCCCGGGCCCCTGGATGGAAACCCTTAAACAACTGCTGGCTTTCCCCATGTACCTCACCGCGGTGTGGCTGCTGTGGGTTCTGGGGCGGCAGGCTGGCAGCGACAGTGTCGCGCTGGTGGTTGCCGGCGCCGTGGCGATCGCGTTCGCCCTCTGGATCTGGCCGCGTCCGCACGCGACGCCCGTCTCCGGCCGCCGGGCACGGGGCGCAATTGCCATAACCGCAATCGCCGCTGCCGCGCTGGTACTTCCGAATCTGAGCAGCGACCGTCAGCTGACACAGTCCCTCAATAGTGGTTACTGGCAAACCTACTCGCCGGAAGCACTGCAAACCGCGCGCAGCGAGGGGCGACCGGTACTGATTAACATGACAGCGGCCTGGTGTATCACTTGCCTCGCCAATGAAAAAATTGTGCTTTCCAGCGATGCGGTCAGCACCGCGGTCAGCGATCTGGGAATCACCGCACTGAAAGGCGACTGGACCAACCAGGATCCGCAAATAACCGAATTGCTGTCCCGCTACGGCCGCTCCAGTGTCCCGCTGTACCTGTTGTACCCGGCAGGCGGTGGCGAGCCGCAGATTCTTCCGCAGATCCTCACCCGTGACGGCCTGCTCGCGGCAATGCACGGCGCTGCAGGCCGCGAGGCCCTGGCCGGAGAAGAGTCCTGA